Proteins encoded within one genomic window of Pigmentiphaga sp. H8:
- a CDS encoding CoA ester lyase: MAEQAKQRELPVWRSLLYVPANVPRFIEKAHTRGADAIMLDLEDSVPATEKAAAREAVAGAAAQVRRGGADVLVRVNRPLGLCVRDVEASVGADVDGIAITKVDGPSHVRLLDELVTELEADRGLALGRTRFLVMIETPEAFEQMTDIARASPRVAAINIGGEDFALNGGFEPTDEALLMPKQRMILAARAAGVMPLGYIGTVADFSDWDRFRAMVRRSRQFGFDGASCVHPGQVAIVNEEYGPRPDDVAHAVRVIEAAEQAQAEGRASFQLDGRMIDIPVIERARRLIARQRRIEARGARP, translated from the coding sequence ATGGCCGAACAAGCCAAGCAGCGCGAGCTGCCGGTCTGGCGATCACTGCTGTACGTGCCGGCGAACGTGCCGCGCTTCATCGAGAAGGCGCACACCCGTGGCGCCGACGCCATCATGCTGGACCTCGAGGACAGCGTGCCGGCGACCGAGAAGGCGGCGGCGCGCGAGGCGGTCGCGGGCGCAGCCGCGCAGGTGCGGCGCGGCGGCGCCGACGTGCTGGTGCGGGTGAACCGCCCGCTCGGCCTGTGCGTGCGCGACGTGGAAGCCAGCGTGGGCGCGGACGTGGACGGGATCGCCATCACCAAGGTGGACGGCCCGTCGCACGTGCGGCTGCTGGACGAACTGGTGACCGAGCTGGAGGCGGACCGTGGCCTGGCCCTGGGACGCACGCGCTTCCTGGTCATGATCGAGACGCCCGAGGCGTTCGAGCAGATGACCGACATCGCCCGCGCCTCGCCGCGCGTGGCGGCGATCAACATAGGCGGCGAAGACTTCGCCCTGAACGGCGGCTTCGAGCCCACCGACGAAGCGCTGCTGATGCCCAAGCAGCGGATGATCCTGGCGGCGCGCGCCGCCGGCGTCATGCCGCTGGGCTACATCGGCACCGTGGCCGATTTTTCCGACTGGGACCGGTTCCGGGCCATGGTCAGGCGCTCGCGCCAGTTCGGTTTCGACGGCGCGAGCTGCGTGCATCCGGGGCAGGTCGCCATCGTCAACGAGGAGTACGGGCCGCGGCCCGATGACGTCGCGCATGCCGTGCGCGTCATCGAGGCGGCGGAGCAGGCGCAGGCCGAAGGCCGCGCGTCGTTCCAGCTGGACGGCAGGATGATCGACATTCCGGTCATCGAACGAGCCCGAAGGCTGATCGCGCGCCAGCGGCGCATCGAGGCCCGGGGCGCCCGTCCCTGA
- a CDS encoding CaiB/BaiF CoA-transferase family protein encodes MMASVSRQAGRAPLEGVRIVDLTQVVVGPYATQFLADFGAEVIKIEHPSGDLARWIGGRSPTPGMAAKYLHLNRNKKSLALDLKKPGALDALKKLIASADVVVHNMRPPAAARLGLSAEDLIRIKPDLIYCSVVGFGQEGRYRDKPAYDSIIQGASGLAAINNGGDGQPRFVPMVIADRTVGVMVANSILMAVVQRLRHGGPQVVEVPMFESMTAFVLAEHMFLKTFDPPLGATGDSRLLDPNSRPVRTADGYLCVTANTDAQVFAMFDAMGRPELRTDPRFAEKRARFENIGEMFRIRNEVFATRTTAEWLEILEAADIPAMPLHTLDSVLDDPHLADTGLFQKIEHPTEGTITNLRNPVRFSTYEPALKWAAPHIGEHSIELLRAAGLGDEDIQAMVASGATVDHAAAREAAR; translated from the coding sequence ATGATGGCATCCGTTTCCCGGCAAGCGGGGCGCGCGCCGCTCGAAGGCGTGCGCATCGTCGACCTGACGCAGGTGGTGGTGGGGCCCTATGCCACGCAGTTCCTGGCGGACTTCGGCGCCGAAGTCATCAAGATCGAGCATCCCTCGGGCGATCTGGCGCGCTGGATAGGCGGGCGTTCTCCCACGCCCGGCATGGCGGCGAAATACCTGCACCTGAACCGCAACAAGAAGAGCCTGGCGCTGGACCTGAAGAAGCCCGGCGCGCTCGATGCCCTGAAGAAGCTGATCGCGTCGGCCGACGTGGTGGTGCACAACATGCGGCCGCCGGCGGCGGCGCGCCTGGGGCTGTCGGCCGAGGACCTGATCCGGATCAAGCCCGACCTGATCTATTGCAGCGTGGTGGGTTTCGGCCAGGAAGGGCGCTATCGCGACAAGCCCGCCTACGATTCCATCATCCAGGGCGCCTCGGGCCTGGCGGCCATCAACAACGGCGGCGACGGCCAGCCGCGCTTCGTGCCCATGGTCATCGCCGACCGCACCGTTGGCGTGATGGTGGCCAACAGCATCCTGATGGCGGTGGTACAGCGGCTGCGGCATGGCGGCCCCCAGGTGGTGGAGGTGCCCATGTTCGAGAGCATGACCGCCTTCGTGCTGGCCGAGCACATGTTCCTGAAGACCTTCGATCCGCCGCTGGGCGCCACCGGCGACTCGCGCCTGCTCGATCCCAATTCGCGGCCCGTGCGCACCGCCGACGGCTATCTTTGCGTGACCGCCAACACCGACGCGCAGGTCTTCGCGATGTTCGACGCGATGGGCCGGCCCGAACTGCGGACCGATCCGCGCTTCGCCGAGAAACGCGCCCGCTTCGAGAACATCGGCGAGATGTTCCGCATCCGCAACGAGGTGTTCGCGACGCGGACCACGGCCGAATGGCTGGAGATCCTGGAAGCCGCCGATATTCCCGCGATGCCGCTGCACACGCTGGATTCGGTGCTGGACGATCCGCACCTGGCCGACACCGGGCTGTTCCAGAAGATCGAGCATCCCACCGAAGGCACGATCACCAACCTGCGCAACCCGGTCCGCTTCTCGACCTACGAGCCGGCGCTGAAGTGGGCCGCGCCGCACATCGGCGAGCACAGCATCGAACTGCTGCGCGCCGCCGGGCTGGGCGACGAGGACATCCAGGCCATGGTGGCCAGCGGCGCGACGGTCGACCATGCCGCCGCCCGGGAGGCAGCACGATGA
- a CDS encoding MaoC family dehydratase N-terminal domain-containing protein: MNSDTTPATLEALQAWVGRSETNADVVTPQLAERLSATLESSRGAAFARGAEFPQMWYSVLFPRVVPRSQLGRDGHPALGDFLPPVPLPKRMFAGKRIQFVAPIRIGDELERVSTIASITPKQGSSGPLVFVTVRHVVSNGAGTVVIEEQDVVYRDSTLAKDGGAAKAAAAPAFEALHRSETIVADAVMIFRYSALCFNGHRIHYDQPYATQVEGYPGLVVNGGLGALCAAEHLHEAWGGARLSRLTTRNTSPLFEGVPFRIESRAGAEPGAIEFRVVTEAGKTTLQGSATKEAA; this comes from the coding sequence GTGAACTCCGACACCACGCCCGCGACACTCGAGGCGTTGCAAGCCTGGGTGGGCCGCAGCGAGACGAACGCCGACGTCGTTACCCCTCAACTGGCCGAACGTCTGTCGGCCACCCTCGAATCCTCGCGCGGCGCCGCGTTCGCGCGGGGCGCCGAATTCCCGCAGATGTGGTACAGCGTGCTCTTTCCGCGCGTCGTGCCGCGTTCCCAGCTCGGCCGTGACGGCCATCCGGCGCTGGGCGACTTCCTGCCGCCCGTGCCGCTGCCCAAGCGCATGTTCGCCGGCAAGCGCATCCAGTTCGTCGCGCCCATCCGCATCGGCGACGAGCTGGAGCGGGTGTCCACCATCGCCTCGATCACGCCCAAGCAGGGCAGTTCGGGACCCTTGGTGTTCGTGACCGTGCGCCACGTCGTCAGCAACGGCGCGGGCACCGTGGTGATCGAGGAGCAGGACGTGGTCTATCGCGACAGTACCCTGGCCAAGGACGGCGGCGCGGCCAAGGCTGCCGCCGCGCCCGCCTTCGAGGCCCTGCACCGGTCCGAGACCATCGTGGCCGATGCCGTGATGATCTTCCGCTACAGCGCGCTGTGCTTCAACGGCCACCGCATCCACTACGACCAGCCCTACGCCACCCAGGTCGAAGGCTATCCCGGATTGGTGGTCAACGGCGGCCTGGGGGCGCTGTGCGCCGCCGAGCATCTGCACGAGGCCTGGGGCGGCGCGCGCCTGTCGCGCCTGACCACCCGCAATACCTCGCCGCTGTTCGAGGGCGTGCCCTTCCGCATCGAGAGCCGCGCGGGCGCGGAGCCCGGCGCGATCGAATTCCGCGTCGTGACCGAGGCGGGCAAGACCACGCTGCAAGGCTCGGCCACCAAGGAGGCCGCATGA
- a CDS encoding LysR substrate-binding domain-containing protein: MKLQQVRAFCAVVDHDMSVSRAARALHTTQSAVSKQIGQLEDGLGVALLIRAKSRILGLTDVGRQVLQCMRGILAATEDISLIVADHRREAGGRLAIATTHTHARYALQDIVPGFTRRHPGVGLHLVQATPSEIADLVATGEVDLGLSTAPQILPPSLATIPCYKLKHVLIGERGHPVFETSPLTLEAIARHPLITYSEQHAIGRRVNEAFAAAGLSPKIAMRGTDVEIMKSYAATGVGLAVIPLIAYSRTRDRKLDARPVDHLFPTSIVYALARRGAYWPRHLYEFVGKLAPNLTPAAIEEALLSTEPPA; encoded by the coding sequence ATGAAACTCCAGCAAGTACGCGCCTTCTGCGCCGTCGTCGACCACGACATGAGCGTGTCGCGAGCGGCGCGCGCCCTGCACACTACTCAGTCGGCGGTCAGCAAGCAGATCGGCCAACTGGAGGACGGCCTGGGCGTGGCACTGCTGATCCGCGCCAAAAGCCGCATCCTGGGGCTGACCGACGTGGGCCGGCAGGTGCTGCAATGCATGCGCGGCATCCTGGCGGCGACCGAGGACATCTCGCTGATCGTGGCCGACCACCGGCGCGAGGCCGGCGGCCGGCTGGCCATCGCTACCACGCACACGCACGCCCGCTACGCGCTGCAGGACATCGTGCCGGGCTTCACCCGCCGCCATCCGGGCGTGGGCCTGCACCTGGTCCAGGCCACGCCGTCCGAGATCGCCGACCTGGTCGCCACCGGCGAAGTCGACCTGGGCCTGTCCACCGCGCCGCAGATCCTTCCCCCCTCGCTGGCGACCATCCCCTGCTACAAGCTCAAGCACGTGCTGATCGGCGAGCGCGGCCATCCCGTGTTCGAGACGTCTCCGTTGACGCTGGAGGCCATCGCCCGCCACCCGCTCATCACCTACAGCGAACAGCACGCCATCGGCCGGCGGGTGAACGAAGCCTTCGCCGCCGCCGGCCTGTCGCCCAAGATCGCCATGCGCGGCACCGACGTGGAAATCATGAAGAGCTATGCCGCCACCGGCGTGGGCCTGGCCGTCATCCCGCTGATCGCCTATTCCCGCACGCGCGACCGCAAGCTCGACGCGCGGCCGGTGGACCACCTGTTTCCGACCAGCATCGTCTACGCGCTGGCCCGGCGCGGTGCGTACTGGCCGCGCCACCTGTACGAATTCGTCGGCAAGCTGGCGCCAAACCTGACGCCCGCCGCGATCGAGGAAGCCCTGCTGAGCACCGAGCCTCCGGCCTGA
- a CDS encoding IclR family transcriptional regulator has translation MRRRTKPPANVTALERGFAVLDCFARAPGPLGNGDIAEATGIPRPTAYRLISTLVALGQLRPCPDSDKYELAAGVVRLAQSFLGAIDARRLARPHLVALAEACGASAFLGLRDGTDILVVEAARARSAVAFLGADVGTRMSLASSALGRAWLSGVDPLTCATVGADTLAAGSTVTASRLDAALRKARRLGYAASQGEWHAQINAVATPVRAPSGEVFAINCGGPSFLITPDKLHDLVIPRLLRAAADFADEIGGVCGPALTAAALPAPRKRMAASSA, from the coding sequence ATGCGCCGCCGCACCAAGCCGCCCGCCAATGTCACCGCCCTGGAACGCGGCTTCGCCGTACTCGACTGCTTCGCCCGCGCCCCGGGACCGCTGGGCAACGGCGACATCGCCGAGGCCACCGGCATTCCCCGCCCCACCGCCTACCGCCTGATCTCCACGCTGGTGGCGCTGGGCCAGTTGCGCCCCTGCCCGGACTCCGACAAGTACGAACTGGCCGCCGGCGTGGTGCGCCTGGCGCAATCCTTCCTGGGCGCGATCGATGCGCGCCGCCTGGCGCGGCCGCATCTCGTGGCGCTGGCCGAGGCCTGTGGCGCCTCGGCCTTCCTGGGCCTGCGCGACGGCACCGACATCCTGGTGGTCGAGGCGGCCCGCGCCCGGTCGGCGGTGGCTTTCCTGGGCGCCGACGTCGGCACGCGCATGTCGCTGGCGAGTTCCGCGCTGGGGCGGGCGTGGCTGTCCGGCGTGGATCCGCTGACCTGCGCCACCGTGGGCGCCGACACGCTGGCCGCCGGCAGCACCGTGACCGCCTCGCGCCTGGATGCCGCGCTGCGCAAGGCGCGCCGGCTGGGCTATGCGGCCTCGCAGGGCGAATGGCATGCGCAGATCAACGCCGTCGCGACGCCGGTGCGGGCGCCCAGCGGCGAGGTCTTCGCAATCAACTGCGGCGGCCCCTCGTTCCTGATCACGCCCGACAAGCTGCACGATCTCGTCATTCCCCGGCTGCTGCGCGCGGCGGCCGATTTCGCCGACGAGATCGGCGGCGTCTGCGGCCCCGCGCTGACGGCGGCCGCACTGCCCGCTCCACGCAAACGAATGGCCGCCTCGTCGGCATAA